GCATCGCGAGCTTCGCGTGAGCGCGTGTGTCGACGGTGCCCGCGTCAACGAGGCCCTGATACAGGTCTGTGCCATGCCCCGCAGCAGCCATGGCGACGTCGCCCGCCATTGCCGCAACGATGCGCGGTTCAAGCTGGGCGGCGTCGGCGATGACAAACGTCCACCCGTCGTCGGCGACGACGGCCGGACGGACCTGTGCGGGCAGCTGCAATGCGCCGCCGCCGTCTGTCGCCCAGCGTCCTGTCACCACTCCGGCGACGACGTAAGCGGGCCGGAACCGGTCGTTGTGCACCCACTCGTCAAGCCACGCCCAGCCGTTCGCCGTCATGAGCCGTGAGAGTGACTTGTACTGCAACAACGGCTCGATCACGGGATGCTCGTGACGCAGAAGTTCCCACTTGCTCGTCGAATCGACAGAGATTCCCGCGGACCTCAGGGCACGCAGCAACTCGGTGTGAGAGTCGGGATTGAGCGATGGCGTGTCGAGCTCGCCGCGAACGCGAACAGCGAGGTTCTCGAGAACAGCCGGTCGTCCGCCAAAGACGGGGCGCGGTCCGAGGGCATCCGTGAGAATTTTCTCGTGCACGTCGCGCCGCCAGGGCAGGCCGTCGTGGCGAATCTCGCACGCGATCATCGCTCCACACGACTCCGCGGCCAGCAGCCGTTTCAACCCCCACGGAGCCGACGAAGCGGCAATGGCCTCGCACTGGCGCTGAAGCTCGGCCACAGCGTCAGGGCGCTCTCCCGAGCCCGCGAGCTCCGCAAACCCGGCAAGCGAGCCCTCGTCGGCCGAGTGCGTCCAGGGAACATCCCAGAAGTCTGGCGCGCGCTGTGGCAAACCACCTGCCGGAGTTCTCGTCGACCTTCGCAGGATGGTTCGACACAACGCAAGATCGTGACTGCGGCCAAGTCGGATGCCACGCTCGACGAGTCGCGGATACAGCTCAGCCGTGTGAGCGAACACCCACCGAACACCTGACTGGTCACGCCGAGGCAGAATCTCTGTCGCGTCGCCCCAGCTCACGACGGACTCATCCGCGGGTATTCCGCTCTCATCGACGCCGATCAGTCGAAGCCCCGGCGGGCTGACAGAAGGCTCGATGACGACGTACACGTCTCCATTCTCCTGGTTGCCTCCGACAACGGCGGAGCATGTGAGGATGGATCCATGAAAGAAATCACCGTGACCGAGCTCGCTGAACGAGCGAAGCGGGGAACAGCTGCCATTGTCGACGTGCGCGAGCCCGACGAATGGACGGGTGAACACGTCGAGGGCGCCGTGAACATTCCCCTCTCGCAGTTCATGGAGCGCGAGGGTGAGCTTCCCGATTCCGACGAGCTGCACATCATGTGCCATTCAGGCGGGCGCAGCTCACGCGTCACGCAGTACTTGGAACAAAAGGGCGTCGACGCCGCAAACGTCGACGGCGGCATCATCGCCTGGACGCAGGCGGGCCTTCCTGTCGTCAGCGGCTGAGGCTACGAGCTCGCGAGCATCGGCTGAACGTAGCGCTTCCACAACCACACCGAAATGCCGAGCGCTGCGAAGGCGAGCACGAGAGCAAGTGCCGCAAGCACGTTTCCTGTCGCGCGCCAGTTCTCGATGCTCGGTCCGAGCATCACGAACAGGGCTGTCAGGATCGCGAGCACAGCTGCTAGCCACAGCGGTCGTGACCACGCGAAGATTGCGCGGCCGCTCAGACGTCCGAGCGGCACCATCATGATCGCGGCAGAGCCGATGCCGACGAGCGCGGTGATGTTCGCCGTCTCGATCAGCAGCTGTGTGAAGAAGCTGCCGCCCTGCGGCACGAACGACGCAAGCAGCCACGCGACAACGCCAACGACGAACACGCCGCCGATGCGCGAGAGCGCGAGTCGTGCAAGCACGGCGCTATTCAGCACCGTCGGCACGCGGACGGTCGTGACGAGCGCAAAGAGCAGCGCGGGGTGCAGATCGAAGACGCGAGATGCCAGCACGGCAGCCGCGACGACCAGCAGCCAGCGCGGATTGAATCGAACCTCGGTGAAACCGCATCGCCACACGTGGGAGAGGATGCGCGGAAGCCATGCCGCCGCGGCATTGATAATTGCTGAGGCGATGATCGCCGCGAACAGCAATCTCAGGTAGGCGGGTCTGCCGTCGACCGGGTTCGCAAAGATCGTGAGCGCACCGGTAGCGGCGATGCCGAGCACGATCATGGCGATGCGCCCCGGAACGGCAAGCATCGGTGCCCTGTCGAACTCGGATTCCGTTCGGTTTCGCCCGGTGAAAGCGACTCCGGATGCCGCGACTCGGCGCCGCGCCATGGTGCCCGCCAGCATCCTCGCCGGTATCAAAATCAGGGCGATCGTCATGATCGCGAGCAGAAGCGCCCTGGCCCAGCCTGCGATCGCATCTATGCCGAGCGCGGGAGGCAGAGACGCGGTGAATGGTGTCGCGTGGTTCCACGGGCCGGGTCCGTTCGGAGGCGCGGCGGGTGGGGGAACCGCCTCGTCCCGGGAGTCGCTGTCGTCGCTCTCTGACGGCTCGGGCTTCTCGTCCTTCGGAGTGGAATCGCTATCATCCGGAGAGCTGTTCTCATCACTCGGCTTGTCAGAGGGCGTCTTGTCTGGCGGATCCGACGGCGAAGACGAGGTGCCGAACGTGACGGAAACGGCGGCACCGTCACCGCTGGAGTTGCCTGCAGCGTCGTCGGCCTTTGCGACGATCTTCTGTGCACCTGACGTCGCGACCTCGGCTGCCGTGCATGACCAGGCGCCCGACGATGGCACCTTGACGGTGCACAGCGTCTGCGAGCCAGCAAATACTTTGACGGTTGAGCCGGGCTCACCGGTCCCGGAGATCGTCGCGCCGGAGGGAGGCACAGTTGCACCGGCCGACGGTGCGGTGATCCTGGGCTTCGTTGGTGCGGTCAGATCTACGGTAATGGGCACTGAGTTGCTCGGGTCCGACTCGCCGCCCGCCCCGTTGATTGTCTGCGTTGCCGTCGCCGAAGCACTCGAGAACTCGTCAGTGACCGAGACCGCCCATTTGCCGCTTGCGTTGGCAGTTGTGGTGTACTCATGCCCGTCGATGGTTACCGTTACTGTTGCGCCGTCCGCGGCATTTCCGCCGCTGAGGGAACCATTCTTCCCGATCGGTCCCGAGGGGGCGTCGATCGTAAGCGGAAAGAGCACATTCGCTGAGACCGAGTCATTGACCTGTGCGTCATCGACGAGTTCTGCCACGATTTCAACACCAATCCCTTGTGGAACTGGGATCGTTACTTTGAACGAGCCATCGACAACAGGTTCTGTAGTCCAC
The Paramicrobacterium chengjingii DNA segment above includes these coding regions:
- a CDS encoding bifunctional 3'-5' exonuclease/DNA polymerase, which gives rise to MYVVIEPSVSPPGLRLIGVDESGIPADESVVSWGDATEILPRRDQSGVRWVFAHTAELYPRLVERGIRLGRSHDLALCRTILRRSTRTPAGGLPQRAPDFWDVPWTHSADEGSLAGFAELAGSGERPDAVAELQRQCEAIAASSAPWGLKRLLAAESCGAMIACEIRHDGLPWRRDVHEKILTDALGPRPVFGGRPAVLENLAVRVRGELDTPSLNPDSHTELLRALRSAGISVDSTSKWELLRHEHPVIEPLLQYKSLSRLMTANGWAWLDEWVHNDRFRPAYVVAGVVTGRWATDGGGALQLPAQVRPAVVADDGWTFVIADAAQLEPRIVAAMAGDVAMAAAGHGTDLYQGLVDAGTVDTRAHAKLAMLGALYGATTGESARLMPRLLRTYPRATGLVETAARAGERGEQVTTWLGRSSPLPSDAWTSVTRAGTQVTATAAQERAGRSAARDWGRFTRNFVAQGTAAEWALCWMAELRHRLFALGSGEQHPHIVYFLHDELVIHAPEQTATLVANAVQESADAAGRGLFGDFPVDFPLDVAIARCYADA
- a CDS encoding rhodanese-like domain-containing protein, with the protein product MKEITVTELAERAKRGTAAIVDVREPDEWTGEHVEGAVNIPLSQFMEREGELPDSDELHIMCHSGGRSSRVTQYLEQKGVDAANVDGGIIAWTQAGLPVVSG
- a CDS encoding Ig-like domain-containing protein, whose amino-acid sequence is MRSIGRWRFFGLALVAVAALALPLMLSGPASAASTHPPVTTETDDGTDSTTPPNTGDPTITLNAPTDLVRESTLTVTGTVADPTSNASVRVKAGSKRWTTEPVVDGSFKVTIPVPQGIGVEIVAELVDDAQVNDSVSANVLFPLTIDAPSGPIGKNGSLSGGNAADGATVTVTIDGHEYTTTANASGKWAVSVTDEFSSASATATQTINGAGGESDPSNSVPITVDLTAPTKPRITAPSAGATVPPSGATISGTGEPGSTVKVFAGSQTLCTVKVPSSGAWSCTAAEVATSGAQKIVAKADDAAGNSSGDGAAVSVTFGTSSSPSDPPDKTPSDKPSDENSSPDDSDSTPKDEKPEPSESDDSDSRDEAVPPPAAPPNGPGPWNHATPFTASLPPALGIDAIAGWARALLLAIMTIALILIPARMLAGTMARRRVAASGVAFTGRNRTESEFDRAPMLAVPGRIAMIVLGIAATGALTIFANPVDGRPAYLRLLFAAIIASAIINAAAAWLPRILSHVWRCGFTEVRFNPRWLLVVAAAVLASRVFDLHPALLFALVTTVRVPTVLNSAVLARLALSRIGGVFVVGVVAWLLASFVPQGGSFFTQLLIETANITALVGIGSAAIMMVPLGRLSGRAIFAWSRPLWLAAVLAILTALFVMLGPSIENWRATGNVLAALALVLAFAALGISVWLWKRYVQPMLASS